A window from Ovis canadensis isolate MfBH-ARS-UI-01 breed Bighorn chromosome 4, ARS-UI_OviCan_v2, whole genome shotgun sequence encodes these proteins:
- the RBM48 gene encoding RNA-binding protein 48 isoform X2, translated as MAKRKMDEQSFFGGLLHVCYAPEFETVEETRKKLQERNAYVARMTKNKDHYMTKKHKDAKDFRGDFHSKTSGFPAASLNTSTGNSDLCLPYSPELPLCYFSPKCKCSSGEYVDRPSNSSQDGRNFDDTLGHCDHCDSLQKMQMKTLQKSLARHGAQKALAPSEAVDRFMPRTTQLQERKRRREDDCKRETLLEACTSSNEVMIGPQLPDIPKVDMHDDSLNTTANLIRNKLKEVISSVPKPPEDKVEDVHRSRPLKQRRRI; from the exons ATGGCCAAGAGAAAAATGGATGAGCAGAGTTTCTTTGGTGGCTTGCTTCATGTGTGCTATGCTCCAGAATTTGAAACAGTTGAAGAAACCAGAAAGAAATTACAAGAGAGGAATGCTTATGTAGCAAGAATGACTAAAAATAAAG ACCATTACATGACAAAGAAGCATAAAGATGCCAAAGATTTTAGAGGGGACTTCCATTCAAAGACATCTGGATTTCCTGCAGCCTCTCTGAACACATCTACTGGGAACTCAGATCTTTGTCTTCCTTATTCTCCTGAGTTGCCGTTGTGTTATTTCTCCCCAAAGTGTAAATGTTCATCAGGAGAATATGTAGACAGACCGTCAAACTCCTCCCAGGATGGTAGAAACTTCGATGACACACTGGGGCACTGTGACCACTGTGACTCTCTGCAGAAAATGCAGATGAAAACTTTACAAAAGTCATTGGCCCGCCACGGCGCACAGAAGGCTCTCGCTCCTTCAGAGGCAGTTGACAGGTTTATGCCTAGGACAACACAACTGCAGGAGCGGAAAAGACGACGAGAAGATGACTGCAAACGTGAAACCCTTCTTGAAGCATGCACAAGTAGTAACGAGGTTATGATTGGCCCCCAGTTACCAGACATTCCTAAAGTGGACATGCATGATGACTCCTTGAATACAACAGCGAATTTAATTCGGAATAAACTCAAAGAG GTAATTTCATCTGTGCCCAAGCCTCCAGAGGACAAAGTGGAAGATGTGCATAGAAGTCGTCCTTTAAAACAAAGGAGGAGGATATAA
- the RBM48 gene encoding RNA-binding protein 48 isoform X3: MTKKHKDAKDFRGDFHSKTSGFPAASLNTSTGNSDLCLPYSPELPLCYFSPKCKCSSGEYVDRPSNSSQDGRNFDDTLGHCDHCDSLQKMQMKTLQKSLARHGAQKALAPSEAVDRFMPRTTQLQERKRRREDDCKRETLLEACTSSNEVMIGPQLPDIPKVDMHDDSLNTTANLIRNKLKEVISSVPKPPEDKVEDVHRSRPLKQRRRI, encoded by the exons ATGACAAAGAAGCATAAAGATGCCAAAGATTTTAGAGGGGACTTCCATTCAAAGACATCTGGATTTCCTGCAGCCTCTCTGAACACATCTACTGGGAACTCAGATCTTTGTCTTCCTTATTCTCCTGAGTTGCCGTTGTGTTATTTCTCCCCAAAGTGTAAATGTTCATCAGGAGAATATGTAGACAGACCGTCAAACTCCTCCCAGGATGGTAGAAACTTCGATGACACACTGGGGCACTGTGACCACTGTGACTCTCTGCAGAAAATGCAGATGAAAACTTTACAAAAGTCATTGGCCCGCCACGGCGCACAGAAGGCTCTCGCTCCTTCAGAGGCAGTTGACAGGTTTATGCCTAGGACAACACAACTGCAGGAGCGGAAAAGACGACGAGAAGATGACTGCAAACGTGAAACCCTTCTTGAAGCATGCACAAGTAGTAACGAGGTTATGATTGGCCCCCAGTTACCAGACATTCCTAAAGTGGACATGCATGATGACTCCTTGAATACAACAGCGAATTTAATTCGGAATAAACTCAAAGAG GTAATTTCATCTGTGCCCAAGCCTCCAGAGGACAAAGTGGAAGATGTGCATAGAAGTCGTCCTTTAAAACAAAGGAGGAGGATATAA